From a region of the Fervidicoccaceae archaeon genome:
- a CDS encoding proteasome-activating nucleotidase — translation MESDGDFTGIESDSLTEYVKYLEKKIKELEEEKLVLKREVKYYKEEMEKLLAPPLIEGVVLDILPDGRAVVKSSSGPNLIVTIGGNIQKDRLYPGVIVAINQRGSSIVEVLPNREDPYVKAMEVLERPEVSYSDIGGLSKQIEEIKETIELPLLKPDLFRKVGIEPPKGVLLYGPPGTGKTLLAKAVAHETKATFIRVVGSEFVQKFIGEGARIVREVFELAKRKAPSIIFIDELDAIAAKRIDMGTSGEREVQRTMMQLLAEMDGFDPLGNVKIIAATNRIDILDPAILRPGRFDRIIEVPLPDKRGRLEIFSVHTRKMNIGKDVDLERLAEISEGFVGAEIKATCVEAGYYAIRDGRDVVTMSDFIRAVEKIKNRKKETALEMPQVSLAF, via the coding sequence ATGGAGAGCGATGGTGATTTCACGGGAATAGAAAGTGACAGCTTAACAGAATATGTTAAGTATCTGGAGAAAAAGATAAAGGAGCTCGAGGAAGAAAAGCTTGTTTTAAAGCGAGAGGTAAAATACTATAAGGAGGAGATGGAGAAGCTACTCGCTCCTCCACTAATCGAGGGGGTAGTATTAGATATCCTGCCAGATGGGAGGGCTGTTGTTAAGAGCTCCTCGGGACCAAATTTAATTGTAACCATTGGGGGAAACATACAGAAGGATAGGCTATATCCTGGAGTCATAGTAGCCATAAATCAAAGAGGATCCAGCATTGTTGAGGTTCTTCCCAATAGAGAAGATCCGTATGTTAAAGCGATGGAAGTTCTGGAAAGGCCGGAAGTTTCGTACTCAGACATAGGAGGTCTGTCGAAGCAAATTGAGGAGATCAAGGAAACAATTGAGCTCCCTCTCCTAAAGCCAGATCTATTCAGAAAGGTAGGAATAGAGCCTCCAAAAGGAGTGCTGCTCTACGGTCCACCAGGCACTGGAAAGACACTGCTAGCAAAGGCGGTTGCCCATGAGACAAAGGCAACATTTATTAGGGTTGTTGGGAGCGAGTTCGTTCAAAAATTCATTGGCGAAGGGGCGAGAATAGTTAGGGAGGTATTTGAGCTTGCAAAGAGAAAGGCTCCTTCTATAATATTCATAGATGAGCTGGACGCCATAGCAGCTAAGAGAATAGATATGGGAACGAGTGGAGAAAGAGAGGTTCAGAGAACGATGATGCAGCTGCTTGCTGAGATGGATGGTTTTGACCCGCTCGGAAACGTCAAGATAATTGCGGCAACTAACAGGATAGATATATTGGATCCAGCCATTCTGAGACCTGGAAGGTTCGACAGGATAATTGAAGTGCCGCTTCCAGATAAGAGAGGAAGACTAGAAATATTCTCGGTTCACACGAGGAAAATGAATATAGGGAAGGACGTAGATCTCGAAAGGCTGGCTGAAATTTCTGAGGGTTTCGTTGGTGCTGAGATAAAGGCTACATGTGTTGAAGCTGGATATTATGCCATTAGAGATGGAAGAGATGTAGTCACTATGTCTGACTTCATAAGAGCAGTGGAGAAGATAAAGAACAGGAAAAAGGAGACGGCCTTGGAGATGCCGCAAGTCTCTCTGGCTTTTTAG
- a CDS encoding RsmB/NOP family class I SAM-dependent RNA methyltransferase has product MEYDRIFDVKIGAEAIKLSRKFGVLPYMAQRYILLFGAEGAESFLEAAIKGIPRSIRCNTLTMRDCGELVRRMEERGFSLRRSRIVPYGYYVEHEPFSLGSSPEHLQGHFFIQGVGSMASVVALSPKPGESVADLASAPGGKTTHMAQLMRNEGRIMSVDVDAKRISKLISNIERMHVRNTVVVLGDILKIKFGEGSFDRVMLDAPCTGEGLIVYKKERLLTRTMEDLRRMSSYQVELLLKAYKLLRPGGIMAYVTCSIAPEENELVLSRALEREEKIEILETRLEGASNIPGVEEFNGVPLRSEVRLCLRLYPHTDGTEGFFICLLRRKE; this is encoded by the coding sequence ATGGAATATGACAGAATATTCGATGTTAAAATAGGGGCTGAAGCTATTAAGCTCTCGAGGAAATTCGGCGTTCTTCCCTATATGGCCCAGAGATATATTCTTTTATTCGGAGCTGAGGGAGCAGAGTCATTTCTGGAAGCAGCAATAAAGGGCATTCCCAGGAGCATTCGTTGCAATACGCTCACCATGAGGGACTGTGGCGAGCTAGTGAGAAGAATGGAGGAAAGAGGGTTCTCTCTAAGGAGATCGAGAATTGTCCCATATGGTTATTATGTTGAACATGAGCCCTTCTCCCTTGGTTCTTCTCCAGAGCACCTACAGGGGCATTTCTTCATACAGGGAGTAGGAAGCATGGCTTCGGTTGTTGCCCTTTCCCCAAAGCCAGGTGAATCCGTTGCCGATTTGGCTTCCGCTCCGGGAGGTAAAACTACACATATGGCACAGCTGATGAGAAATGAAGGCAGAATAATGAGCGTTGATGTAGATGCGAAAAGGATATCCAAGCTCATCTCAAACATAGAGAGAATGCATGTGAGGAATACTGTAGTTGTTCTTGGAGATATTCTTAAAATTAAGTTTGGAGAGGGAAGCTTTGACAGAGTAATGTTGGATGCTCCATGCACTGGAGAGGGGCTCATAGTATACAAGAAGGAAAGGCTTCTTACGAGAACCATGGAAGACCTGAGGAGGATGAGCAGCTATCAGGTTGAGCTCCTTTTGAAAGCATATAAGCTTCTCAGACCAGGAGGGATAATGGCATATGTTACATGTAGCATAGCTCCTGAAGAGAACGAGCTGGTTCTCTCTAGGGCTCTGGAAAGAGAGGAAAAAATTGAGATTCTTGAGACGAGATTGGAAGGAGCAAGCAATATTCCTGGAGTTGAGGAATTCAACGGTGTTCCTCTGAGAAGTGAAGTGAGGTTGTGCTTGAGGCTGTATCCTCACACCGATGGAACCGAGGGGTTCTTCATATGCCTGCTAAGGAGGAAAGAATGA
- a CDS encoding GTPase: protein MIGATRNSVLLYDRRAPQYILKELSALASVVGIAIVESVSIRNGSSRTRISDFKLNELKKKLIESNSDIVLLEPELFPSQKIAIMKKTGAEVIDRTMLLLEVFERNAGSREAKLQIEVAKHKHELPLLRELINRSKRGELPGFMSGGTYAIDRHYRQIRKEIAKSREELDKIRKRRAFLRERRKEIGLPSIAIVGYANAGKTSLFNFMTGSNRTVGPIPFTTISPKVSRHRSLPIALVDTVGFVLNVPPEIVEAFYGTLEEIGEAGGMIFVIDISEEEEVIREQMIQAASILSNLDSIYKPISIAANKIDVAKGLEKEKKMREMERLERDLFPNKLGIFPISALRGEGVDKLEGSIWRALNQKQEYLG from the coding sequence GTGATTGGAGCGACCAGAAACTCGGTCCTCCTCTACGATAGAAGAGCTCCTCAGTATATACTGAAAGAGCTGTCAGCTCTAGCTTCAGTGGTTGGGATAGCTATAGTGGAAAGTGTTTCTATAAGAAATGGGAGCTCAAGAACGAGAATAAGCGACTTCAAGTTAAATGAGCTCAAGAAAAAGCTGATTGAGAGCAACTCAGATATTGTGCTTCTCGAGCCAGAGCTATTTCCCAGCCAAAAAATTGCAATAATGAAAAAAACAGGTGCTGAGGTCATCGACAGAACTATGCTTCTTCTTGAGGTCTTCGAGAGAAATGCTGGGTCCAGAGAGGCGAAGCTTCAAATAGAGGTAGCGAAGCATAAGCATGAGCTACCCCTGCTCAGAGAATTGATCAACAGGAGTAAAAGAGGGGAGCTTCCTGGCTTTATGTCAGGCGGAACATATGCTATAGACAGACACTATAGGCAAATTAGAAAGGAGATAGCGAAGTCGAGGGAGGAACTTGATAAGATAAGGAAGAGAAGGGCTTTCTTGAGGGAAAGAAGAAAGGAAATAGGCCTTCCATCAATTGCCATAGTTGGCTATGCTAATGCAGGAAAGACTTCTCTATTCAATTTCATGACAGGAAGCAATAGAACAGTTGGTCCGATTCCCTTCACAACAATTTCCCCAAAGGTTTCCAGGCACAGATCTCTTCCCATAGCTTTAGTGGATACTGTTGGCTTTGTTCTAAATGTGCCTCCAGAGATTGTTGAAGCATTCTATGGGACACTTGAGGAGATAGGTGAGGCTGGAGGAATGATATTTGTGATAGACATAAGCGAAGAGGAGGAAGTTATAAGAGAGCAGATGATCCAGGCAGCGAGCATACTTTCAAACCTAGATTCTATATACAAACCAATATCAATTGCTGCCAACAAAATCGATGTCGCTAAAGGCCTTGAAAAAGAGAAGAAGATGAGAGAGATGGAAAGACTGGAGAGGGATCTTTTTCCAAATAAGCTTGGGATATTCCCCATTAGCGCCCTCAGAGGAGAAGGTGTAGATAAGCTGGAGGGGTCAATTTGGCGCGCCTTGAACCAGAAACAGGAGTACTTAGGATAG
- a CDS encoding FKBP-type peptidyl-prolyl cis-trans isomerase, whose protein sequence is MTFNEKDFIIVDYTATVKETGSVVDTTDGETAKQNNIFDEEKIYEPILVVIGEGRVVKGLEDALKEMGEGEEKVVEIPPEKAYGERDPSKLRRIPIREFRKGDIEPIPGRIVEINGVPAVIRDVSGGRVLVDFNHPLAGKVLVYKVKVVKQLRTDDEKIRALLKRRFRAREPEKYGIRISKEEGLVEIRIPEQDMLNQEIQLAKRALAREIFNYIDGISKVVYVEEIAKQKEEKSAQPEEKKTEVEAENKQPA, encoded by the coding sequence ATGACCTTCAATGAGAAAGACTTCATAATTGTGGACTACACTGCAACTGTCAAGGAAACAGGAAGCGTTGTTGATACAACAGATGGAGAGACTGCAAAACAGAACAACATATTTGATGAGGAGAAGATATACGAGCCTATTCTAGTTGTGATAGGAGAAGGAAGAGTTGTGAAAGGGCTAGAGGATGCTCTGAAGGAAATGGGAGAAGGGGAAGAGAAGGTCGTTGAGATTCCTCCTGAAAAAGCCTATGGAGAGAGGGATCCATCAAAGCTCAGAAGGATCCCTATCAGAGAGTTCAGAAAGGGTGACATCGAACCGATACCGGGCAGAATAGTTGAGATAAACGGCGTTCCGGCAGTGATAAGGGACGTAAGTGGAGGAAGAGTTCTGGTTGATTTCAATCACCCGCTTGCCGGAAAGGTTCTAGTATACAAGGTAAAGGTAGTCAAGCAGCTCAGGACGGATGATGAGAAGATCAGAGCTCTTTTGAAGAGGAGATTCAGAGCTAGGGAGCCGGAAAAGTATGGTATAAGGATATCCAAGGAGGAAGGGTTGGTTGAAATAAGGATACCGGAGCAGGATATGCTGAACCAGGAGATTCAGCTAGCAAAGAGAGCTCTAGCAAGAGAGATATTCAACTATATAGATGGAATAAGTAAAGTTGTGTATGTAGAGGAAATAGCAAAGCAGAAGGAGGAGAAATCTGCACAGCCTGAGGAGAAAAAAACTGAAGTTGAAGCAGAAAATAAACAGCCAGCCTAA
- a CDS encoding multiprotein bridging factor aMBF1: MPEVLYCELCGSPIVGKSYKVSVEGVSLTVCEKCYRKQSAKAKEKAMPVENRAQHALKETSSRNVKQKAKKEIELEVVDDYSTRIKEARERMGLSLLVLSQKVMEKETVLKRVEQGRLRPSIDLARRLEKALGIKLLEPVVDEGSSKMSAEIEDETEVTLGDIVNIRKKG, translated from the coding sequence ATGCCAGAAGTGCTTTATTGCGAGCTTTGCGGCTCTCCCATAGTTGGGAAGTCATATAAAGTGAGTGTAGAGGGAGTTAGCCTCACAGTATGTGAGAAGTGCTACAGAAAGCAGAGCGCTAAAGCTAAGGAGAAGGCAATGCCTGTTGAGAATAGGGCTCAGCATGCTTTGAAGGAAACCAGCTCAAGAAATGTCAAACAAAAGGCAAAGAAGGAGATAGAGCTTGAGGTGGTCGATGACTATTCTACAAGGATAAAGGAGGCAAGAGAAAGAATGGGTCTCTCTCTGCTTGTTCTCTCCCAAAAAGTGATGGAGAAGGAAACAGTTCTCAAGAGAGTAGAGCAAGGTAGGTTGAGGCCATCCATAGATTTAGCAAGAAGGCTGGAGAAGGCTCTGGGAATTAAGCTTTTAGAGCCGGTAGTCGATGAAGGCAGCAGCAAGATGTCTGCCGAGATAGAAGATGAAACTGAGGTAACCTTGGGAGACATTGTGAATATTCGTAAGAAGGGGTGA
- a CDS encoding rubrerythrin family protein, with protein sequence MVKDMTKEALLSAFSGESMAHMRYLIFADVAEKEGYKNVARLFRAIAYAEQVHASNHYRALREYNEDAKGCGGVPIGPGNTSKNLELAIRGEEFEVREMYPVYIEIAKFQKENEAVRSFNYAYQAEQIHAKLYREAKESVDSGKDMELKGKVWICPVCGYTHVGDEPPEKCPVCGAEKDAFKSF encoded by the coding sequence TTGGTCAAGGATATGACAAAGGAAGCTCTTCTGTCAGCGTTCAGCGGAGAATCAATGGCACACATGAGATATCTGATTTTCGCTGATGTGGCTGAAAAGGAGGGCTACAAGAATGTTGCGAGACTGTTTAGAGCTATCGCATATGCTGAACAAGTTCATGCTTCAAATCACTATAGAGCTCTCAGAGAGTACAACGAGGACGCCAAAGGATGTGGAGGTGTTCCAATTGGACCTGGAAATACAAGCAAGAATTTGGAGCTAGCCATAAGAGGGGAGGAGTTCGAGGTCAGAGAGATGTATCCTGTTTATATTGAAATTGCTAAGTTCCAAAAAGAGAATGAAGCTGTTCGGAGCTTCAATTACGCATATCAGGCTGAGCAGATACACGCAAAGCTCTACAGAGAGGCAAAGGAAAGTGTAGATTCTGGAAAAGATATGGAACTGAAGGGTAAAGTCTGGATATGTCCAGTGTGTGGATATACTCATGTGGGAGATGAGCCTCCAGAGAAGTGCCCAGTATGCGGCGCTGAGAAGGATGCTTTCAAGTCCTTCTAG
- a CDS encoding DNA cytosine methyltransferase: protein MQRNREGFKVADLFCGGGGFARGFKEKGFSILFGIDNLKSAAKTYKANFPKAVVLAEDIKEITGETIKSLVGDVDVLIGSPPCEPFTAANKQRKRDPLDRLYSDPQGILTLNFFRILSEVKPKVWVMENVPAIMENGLKDSLAREARRAGYSRIYFNVLRAEDYCTPSRRTRLFLSNIPISPERCNKRVTVWEAIGDLPPPNPSFPPNHEPPSISPRKQKKIGRLQRGKAMIYYEGFGGKPLPNLIRLDPDDIAPTVLGSSRFIHPYEDRFLTVREQARLMGYPDNHVFIGGRDEQYNMVGESVPVTLSSAIANEVLNYLRKEDGL from the coding sequence TTGCAGAGGAATCGAGAAGGCTTCAAAGTAGCTGACCTTTTCTGTGGTGGAGGGGGCTTCGCGAGAGGGTTCAAGGAAAAAGGGTTCAGCATCCTATTTGGCATTGATAACCTGAAGTCTGCTGCCAAAACCTATAAGGCAAATTTTCCCAAAGCTGTGGTCCTTGCCGAGGATATCAAGGAAATAACTGGCGAAACAATAAAGAGCCTCGTTGGAGATGTGGATGTGCTGATAGGAAGCCCTCCCTGCGAGCCATTCACTGCTGCAAACAAACAGAGAAAAAGAGATCCTCTTGATAGGCTCTACTCCGATCCGCAGGGCATCCTAACGCTGAATTTCTTCAGGATATTGAGCGAAGTTAAGCCAAAAGTCTGGGTGATGGAAAACGTTCCAGCCATAATGGAAAACGGACTAAAGGACTCTCTGGCAAGAGAAGCAAGAAGAGCTGGATACAGCAGAATCTATTTCAACGTTCTAAGAGCGGAAGACTACTGCACTCCGAGCAGGAGAACTAGGCTCTTTCTCTCAAACATCCCAATTTCTCCCGAGAGATGCAACAAGAGGGTAACTGTCTGGGAAGCAATAGGCGACCTTCCCCCTCCCAACCCCAGCTTTCCCCCAAATCATGAGCCCCCATCAATTAGTCCAAGAAAGCAGAAAAAGATCGGAAGACTTCAGCGGGGGAAGGCCATGATATACTACGAAGGTTTTGGAGGAAAACCCCTGCCCAATCTCATCAGATTAGATCCAGATGATATAGCTCCAACAGTTCTGGGAAGCAGCAGATTCATTCATCCCTACGAAGATAGGTTCCTCACTGTAAGGGAGCAGGCAAGGCTAATGGGTTACCCTGACAATCATGTTTTCATAGGAGGAAGAGATGAACAATATAACATGGTAGGAGAGAGCGTTCCAGTAACTTTATCATCCGCTATAGCTAATGAAGTTCTGAACTATCTTAGGAAGGAGGATGGGCTTTGA
- a CDS encoding cytosine permease: MSGNVEPKGYKENPVLLPMPSDKRLYGVRSFSWMMFGLNVCIPMFFLGVIGLNLGLTPVQVAVGAAVGNFAAVVVLWLNGIVGVKYGIPYPVQLRPSWGFRGAEIAVVLRGIVGFGWYGIEAYNGSLAIIMILLYALGYGGRNPELISAASFRYVGIIVLPYVALATFVMWKGLRAIARFVDVAGPLIVLYFIWLLYYLSGRTPVEQVPAGVSYFSMPFAIYLAVQTNWWATVALNISDLSRGLYADKRGVNALIIGPLLGIVVGQIVGSLLGYYLSVYTGRVTPQEIILYGSPGALAMLLGEIFAFAAPFSTDITANIPAAINILTSTLRLPIKWAAIGSGIIGFFLAPWWAVDSGPGIVNYVTAFSSNYGIILGPIGGIMIADYYLLKKRSYDLQKLYTKGPEGYWYHGGYSYAAIVSYVLTILITYLFSWAIGQISWTGPIPWPTNLSWYIGVVLNFILYIPLAKAFKEA; this comes from the coding sequence ATGAGTGGGAATGTTGAACCAAAGGGATATAAGGAGAACCCAGTACTTTTGCCAATGCCGTCTGATAAAAGGCTGTATGGCGTCAGATCATTCTCATGGATGATGTTCGGTCTGAACGTCTGTATACCTATGTTCTTCCTTGGAGTAATAGGTCTGAACCTCGGTTTAACGCCAGTGCAGGTAGCTGTAGGAGCTGCTGTTGGTAACTTTGCTGCAGTTGTAGTTCTCTGGCTTAACGGAATCGTGGGAGTGAAGTACGGAATACCATATCCAGTGCAGCTAAGGCCATCATGGGGATTCAGAGGAGCTGAGATCGCAGTGGTTCTGAGAGGAATTGTCGGCTTCGGATGGTATGGGATTGAAGCCTATAACGGAAGCCTTGCGATAATAATGATATTGCTCTATGCATTAGGATATGGAGGGAGAAATCCTGAGCTCATATCGGCAGCATCATTCAGATATGTTGGAATAATCGTACTTCCCTACGTTGCCCTAGCTACCTTCGTTATGTGGAAAGGACTGAGAGCAATAGCTAGATTCGTGGACGTTGCTGGACCTCTCATCGTCCTTTATTTCATATGGCTTCTTTACTACCTGAGCGGTAGGACTCCGGTAGAACAGGTGCCGGCAGGAGTTTCATATTTCTCAATGCCGTTCGCAATATACTTAGCTGTTCAAACAAATTGGTGGGCAACAGTAGCTCTCAATATAAGCGATTTGTCAAGAGGTCTATATGCTGACAAAAGAGGAGTCAACGCTCTAATAATAGGACCTTTATTGGGAATAGTTGTTGGGCAGATTGTGGGATCTCTCCTTGGATATTACCTCTCAGTATATACAGGCAGGGTAACTCCACAAGAGATCATTCTGTATGGTTCACCAGGTGCTTTGGCGATGCTCCTAGGGGAGATCTTCGCATTTGCGGCACCGTTCAGCACAGACATAACAGCCAACATACCCGCAGCAATAAACATACTGACTTCAACGCTGAGGCTTCCTATAAAGTGGGCTGCTATAGGCTCTGGAATCATAGGATTCTTCCTAGCGCCATGGTGGGCAGTTGATAGCGGACCAGGAATAGTGAACTATGTCACTGCCTTCTCATCTAACTACGGCATAATACTGGGACCAATCGGAGGAATAATGATAGCTGATTACTACTTGTTGAAGAAGAGAAGCTATGACCTGCAGAAGCTATATACAAAGGGACCTGAGGGATACTGGTACCACGGAGGATATTCATATGCTGCAATAGTCTCATACGTTCTAACGATACTGATAACCTATCTATTCAGCTGGGCAATTGGACAAATATCCTGGACAGGACCAATACCGTGGCCGACGAATCTGAGCTGGTACATAGGAGTAGTGCTGAACTTCATTCTGTATATACCGCTAGCAAAAGCGTTCAAGGAAGCATAA
- a CDS encoding tRNA (cytidine(56)-2'-O)-methyltransferase (catalyzes the S-adenosyl-methionine-dependent 2'-O-ribose methylation of C56 in tRNA transcripts) translates to MARLEPETGVLRIGHRPERDKRVTTHVALVARAFGASYFFLSDVCDLSVMRSLFSVEDRWGRGIKHASCGLDYMEYIANWKSVGGKVVHLTMYGELLNRAIEEAQSYRKPILIVVGAEKVPREVYEVADLNVSVGNQPHSEVAALAIFLDRLYNGEELYIEYEGAKAVIEPTRTGKKVRLVEESENELQV, encoded by the coding sequence TTGGCGCGCCTTGAACCAGAAACAGGAGTACTTAGGATAGGGCATAGACCGGAGAGAGACAAGAGAGTTACAACACACGTGGCGCTTGTTGCCAGAGCTTTCGGCGCCTCATACTTTTTTCTTTCCGATGTATGCGATCTTAGCGTTATGAGGAGCCTCTTCTCCGTCGAAGATAGATGGGGGAGAGGGATAAAGCACGCTTCATGTGGTCTGGATTACATGGAGTATATAGCTAATTGGAAATCGGTTGGAGGAAAGGTAGTGCACCTTACGATGTATGGAGAACTTCTAAATAGAGCCATCGAGGAAGCTCAGAGCTACAGAAAGCCCATTTTGATAGTTGTTGGAGCAGAAAAAGTTCCCAGGGAAGTCTATGAAGTAGCAGACCTCAACGTCTCTGTGGGCAATCAACCACATAGTGAAGTAGCAGCGCTGGCGATTTTCTTAGATAGATTATATAATGGGGAGGAGCTATATATTGAATATGAAGGGGCAAAGGCCGTAATAGAGCCCACAAGGACAGGAAAGAAGGTTAGGCTCGTGGAGGAAAGCGAGAATGAGCTCCAAGTTTGA
- a CDS encoding NAD(P)-dependent glycerol-1-phosphate dehydrogenase translates to MSSTKHVIDLMERVVIGKQLIENLRDFLPERLRGRVFKALVVTGPNVWRAYGDRLSRGLESGEINYEVHISENPHIDEAKRIADEAARINADILIGFGGGKSIDLAKFASNENKRGFVSIPTAASHDGIASPFASLKGGGWSTSVKAQQPTLVLADLDIISSSPRRLLIAGAGDAIAKLTAVSDWRLAHLLRNEYYGSFAAGLALLSAKHIMRNRRIIAKSSTEGTRIVLEALINSSVAMGIAGSTRPASGSEHLFSHALDKIAPRPALHGEQTGVGTIMMAKLHRMNWKKIRRVLKMIGAPTNAKELGIPEDKIIEALTIAHKIRPERYTILGDRGLSWEAAERLAAETGVIS, encoded by the coding sequence ATGAGCTCAACAAAACATGTTATAGATCTCATGGAGAGAGTTGTAATAGGAAAGCAGCTCATTGAGAACCTGCGGGATTTCCTTCCAGAGAGGTTGAGAGGTCGCGTATTCAAGGCCCTAGTAGTCACTGGACCTAATGTTTGGAGGGCATATGGAGACAGGCTCTCTCGTGGTCTGGAATCAGGGGAAATAAATTACGAAGTGCACATATCAGAGAATCCTCATATAGATGAAGCGAAAAGAATAGCAGATGAAGCGGCCAGAATTAATGCAGATATCCTCATAGGATTTGGAGGAGGAAAGAGCATAGATCTTGCGAAATTTGCTTCGAATGAGAATAAAAGAGGCTTCGTTAGCATTCCAACAGCTGCTAGCCACGACGGCATAGCGAGCCCATTCGCCAGCCTGAAAGGTGGAGGATGGAGCACCTCAGTTAAGGCACAGCAGCCAACCCTAGTCCTAGCAGATCTCGACATAATATCATCATCTCCGCGGAGACTTCTTATAGCAGGGGCAGGAGATGCAATAGCAAAGCTAACAGCAGTCTCCGACTGGAGGCTAGCTCATTTGCTGAGAAACGAATATTATGGCTCCTTTGCTGCTGGCCTTGCGCTCCTTTCAGCAAAGCATATAATGAGGAATCGGAGAATCATTGCGAAGAGTTCAACAGAAGGAACAAGGATAGTGCTGGAAGCTTTGATTAACAGCAGTGTTGCAATGGGCATAGCGGGATCCACAAGGCCTGCTAGCGGGAGCGAGCATCTCTTCAGTCACGCGCTCGACAAGATTGCACCAAGGCCCGCCCTTCACGGCGAACAGACAGGAGTTGGGACAATAATGATGGCAAAGCTGCATAGGATGAACTGGAAAAAAATCAGAAGAGTTTTGAAGATGATTGGAGCACCAACAAACGCGAAGGAGCTCGGGATTCCAGAGGACAAAATAATTGAGGCCCTCACTATCGCTCACAAGATCAGGCCAGAGAGATACACTATTCTTGGAGATAGAGGTCTAAGCTGGGAAGCTGCGGAGAGACTAGCAGCTGAAACGGGAGTTATATCTTAG
- the psmB gene encoding archaeal proteasome endopeptidase complex subunit beta, whose translation MPEKLEERGLHGTTTVGLLAKDAVILAADRRATAGTFIAHKRTKKILRVGDRMALTTAGLVADAQVLADWLNAQIRYLSITRRQAVTVREAAHLLSLILYRYKYFPFYVQLILGGYDSSPKLFSLDLFGSVLEEKYAATGSGSPIAIGVLEEGYKDEMEPEEARKLAVRAVQMALRRDSATGDGVDSVIIGKDGIKEFSDPVLP comes from the coding sequence ATGCCTGAAAAATTGGAGGAAAGAGGTCTCCATGGGACTACAACTGTAGGTCTGCTGGCAAAGGATGCAGTAATACTTGCGGCAGACAGAAGAGCGACTGCTGGGACTTTCATTGCTCATAAGAGAACAAAGAAGATACTGAGGGTGGGAGATAGAATGGCTCTAACCACGGCGGGCCTCGTTGCTGATGCTCAAGTTCTTGCAGATTGGCTCAACGCGCAGATAAGATATCTTTCAATTACTAGAAGGCAGGCCGTAACTGTCAGAGAAGCAGCGCATCTTCTCTCCCTCATTCTCTATAGGTACAAGTATTTTCCTTTCTACGTACAACTCATTCTGGGGGGATATGATAGCTCTCCAAAGCTATTCTCTCTAGATTTGTTTGGAAGCGTGCTCGAGGAGAAGTATGCTGCAACTGGCAGCGGATCTCCCATAGCAATAGGGGTGCTGGAAGAGGGTTATAAGGATGAGATGGAGCCAGAAGAAGCTAGAAAATTAGCTGTCAGGGCTGTTCAGATGGCCCTCAGAAGGGATTCAGCTACTGGAGACGGAGTTGACAGCGTAATTATAGGAAAAGATGGAATAAAAGAATTCTCGGATCCTGTCCTCCCGTAG
- a CDS encoding RecB-family nuclease, whose amino-acid sequence MRIAVALHDVSSTTRLTDFVRTLLSFNLEVELVIFSRITGAAAQYGLPEASKTLFKRGVRFLVLQDIEDYRDIFKDYKIMQYSASKGKPISRKEELGIDFAKDKVLIIFSGNDAGFTAQEILEEALAFRSLAAPKEIPPESALSLTLHMILC is encoded by the coding sequence TTGAGAATAGCAGTTGCTCTTCACGATGTGAGCAGCACAACAAGATTAACGGACTTCGTAAGAACTCTTCTCTCCTTCAATTTAGAAGTTGAGCTTGTTATTTTTTCAAGGATAACGGGAGCAGCAGCTCAATACGGACTTCCTGAGGCCAGCAAGACACTTTTCAAGAGAGGAGTAAGGTTTCTTGTTCTGCAGGACATAGAAGATTATAGGGATATTTTCAAGGATTATAAAATAATGCAGTACTCAGCATCTAAGGGAAAACCTATCTCAAGGAAAGAGGAGCTTGGTATCGATTTTGCAAAAGACAAAGTATTGATTATCTTTTCGGGAAACGATGCAGGATTCACAGCCCAGGAAATTCTCGAAGAAGCACTCGCGTTCAGATCCTTAGCAGCCCCAAAGGAAATTCCACCAGAATCGGCTCTCAGTCTGACGCTTCACATGATTCTCTGTTGA